In one Aphelocoma coerulescens isolate FSJ_1873_10779 chromosome 20, UR_Acoe_1.0, whole genome shotgun sequence genomic region, the following are encoded:
- the MATN4 gene encoding matrilin-4, with translation MMKLLPVAPLLLLLLTTLEARPKPAALKCRTGPLDIVFVIDSSRSVRPFEFETMRRFMMDIISNLDVGPNATRVGVIQYSSQVQNIFSLKTFFTRADMERAINSIIPLAQGTMTGLAIQYAMNVAFTTQEGARPLHKRIPRIAIIVTDGRPQDRVTEVATQARNAGIEIYAVGIQRADMNSLRAMASPPLEEHVFLVESFELIQQFAKQFQDKLCGVDMCMEQEHGCQHSCVSTPGSFYCECNPGYRLNVDGKSCSPIDACADGRHGCQHHCVSVRGSYSCRCRAGYYLSQNKRSCTMIDYCSFGNHSCQHECVSIPNGHYCRCRSGFTLQPDSKSCRATDLCNGVDHGCEFKCVSTEGSYHCVCPEGQQLQPDGKTCSKCGSGHVDLVMVIDGSKSVRPQNFELVKQFVNRIVDLLEVSPHGTRVGLVQYSSRVRTEFPLNKYHSADEIKKAVMDVEYMEKGTMTGLALKHMVEHSFSELEGARPLSHNIPRIGLVFTDGRSQDDISEWARRAKESGIVMFAVGVGKAVEEELRAIASEPVEQHFSYSADFTTMTHLVENFSLNICPEEGKGETEIRSPCECEALVQFQTNTVAILQSLTEKIAQMTARLEDLEKQIANKK, from the exons ATGATGAAGCTCCTGCCTGTTGCccctctcctccttcttctcctgaCAACACTGGAAGCCAGACCAAAACCTGCAG CACTGAAGTGCCGGACGGGTCCCCTGGACATCGTGTTTGTCATCGACAGCTCCCGCAGCGTGCGCCCCTTCGAGTTCGAGACCATGCGGCGCTTCATGATGGACATCATCAGCAACCTGGACGTGGGCCCCAACGCCACACGGGTGGGAGTGATCCAGTACTCCAGCCAGGTGCAGAACATCTTCTCCCTCAAGACCTTCTTCACACGGGCAGACATGGAGAGGGCCATCAACAGCATCATCCCACTGGCCCAGGGCACCATGACGGGGCTGGCCATCCAGTACGCCATGAACGTGGCCTTCACCACGCAGGAGGGTGCGCGCCCTCTGCACAAGAGGATCCCCCGCATCGCCATCATCGTGACGGATGGGCGGCCCCAGGACCGTGTCACTGAGGTGGCCACCCAGGCCCGGAACGCTGGCATCGAGATCTACGCCGTGGGAATCCAGCGGGCAGACATGAACTCTCTGCGGGCCATGGCCTCCCCACCGCTGGAGGAGCACGTCTTCCTGGTGGAGTCCTTCGAGCTCATCCAGCAGTTCGCCAAGCAGTTCCAGGACAAGCTTTGCG GGGTGGACATGTGCATGGAGCAGGAGCAcggctgccagcacagctgcgTCAGCACCCCTGGCTCCTTCTACTGCGAGTGCAACCCAGGCTACAGGCTCAACGTGGATGGAAAGAGCTGTTCCC CCATCGATGCGTGTGCGGACGGGAGGCACGGCTGTCAGCACCACTGTGTCAGCGTGCGGGGGTCGTACTCGTGCCGCTGCCGGGCGGGTTACTACCTCAGCCAGAACAAGAGGAGCTGCACTA TGATTGATTACTGCAGCTTCGGAAACCACAGCTGCCAGCACGAGTGTGTGAGCATCCCCAACGGGCACTACTGCCGCTGCCGCAGCGGCTTCACGCTCCAGCCCGACAGCAAGTCCTGCAGGG CCACCGACCTCTGCAACGGGGTGGATCACGGCTGTGAGTTCAAGTGCGTGAGCACGGAGGGCTCCTACCACTGCGTGTGCCCTGagggccagcagctccagcctgacGGCAAGACATGCAGCA AGTGTGGATCTGGGCATGTCGACCTCGTGATGGTGATCGATGGTTCCAAGAGTGTCCGGCCCCAGAACTTTGAGCTGGTGAAGCAGTTTGTGAACCGCATCGTGGACCTGCTGGAGGTGTCCCCCCATGGCACACGGGTGGGATTGGTGCAGTACTCCAGCCGCGTCCGCACCGAGTTCCCCCTCAACAAGTACCACAGTGCAGATGAGATCAAGAAGGCAGTGATGGATGTGGAGTACATGGAGAAAGGCACCATGACAGGCCTTGCCCTCAAGCACATGGTGGAGCACAGCTTCTCCGAGCTGGAAGGTGCCAGGCCTCTCTCCCACAACATCCCCAGAATCGGGCTGGTGTTCACAGATGGACGCTCCCAGGATGACATCTCCGAATGGGCCAGGAGAGCAAAGGAATCAG GGATTGTCATGTTTGCCGTGGGTGTCggaaaagctgtggaagaggaGCTGAGAGCGATCGCCTCTGAGCCAGTGGAGCAGCATTTCTCCTACTCAGCAGATTTTACCACCATGACCCACCTTGTGGAGAACTTCTCCCTGAATATCTGCCCAG AGGAGGGCAAAGGGGAGACGGAGATCCGCAGCCCGTGCGAGTGCGAGGCGCTGGTGCAGTTCCAGACGAACACCGTGGCCATCCTGCAAAGCCTGACCGAGAAAA TTGCTCAGATGACAGCCAGACTTGAAGACTTGGAAAAGCAGATTGCCAACAAGAAGTGA
- the LOC138121196 gene encoding waprin-Enh1-like: MLVSPISHTRTSQGHGSMKTVAALLLVGMLILWAELPAGSAWSCPPVRFVCALHNPPNQCLSDRHCPRGKKCCRSFCGRKCLSKPPAIPVTHV; this comes from the exons ATGTTGGTGTCCCCCATCTCTCACACTCGCACCTCTCAGGGACACGGCAGTATGAAGACTGTGGCCGCCCTCCTCCTGGTGGGGATGCTCAtcctctgggcagagctgccagcag GCAGCGCCTGGTCCTGTCCCCCCGTCCGCTTCGTCTGCGCGCTGCACAACCCACCGAACCAGTGCCTCAGCGACCGGCACTGCCCCCGCGGCAAGAAGTGCTGCCGGTCCTTCTGCGGGAGGAAGTGCCTCTCCAAGCCGCCAGCCATCCCCGTCACCCACG TGTGA
- the KCNS1 gene encoding potassium voltage-gated channel subfamily S member 1 has product MVNKTLNYWGPSFEEDVININVGGLRRRLSSSALSKFPDTRLGRLLSCDSEESILQLCDDYDVSAREFYFDRNPGFFLYVLHFYQTGKLHVMEELCVFSFCQEIEYWGINEFFLDSCCSYRYHERKLESRHHNWDEESEVSSVDTSPDEISDINHDLLRYSTLRCGNVRKRLWLTMENPGYSIPSKLFSFVSISVVLVSIATMCIHSMPEYQEVDENGNVLDEPILHKLEYFCISWFTFEVSSRLLLSPNPRKFFTHPLNLIDIVSVLPFYFTLLVDVTMGSDSELGNLGKVVQVFRLMRIFRVLKLARHSTGLRSLGATLKHSYREVGILLLYLAVGVSVFSGVAYTAEKEEDVGFDTIPACWWWGTVSMTTVGYGDVVPVTVAGKLAASGCILGGILVVALPITIIFNKFSHFYRKQKALEAAVRNSGKKDPAEVGSISSHDRDSEALSETSLDRGSPDRRGLTPGAHPSP; this is encoded by the exons ATGGTCAACAAGACCTTAAATTACTGGGGTCCCAGTTTTGAGGAGGACGTTATCAACATCAACGTGGGGGGTCTGAGGAGGCGGCTCAGCTCCAGCGCCCTCTCCAAGTTCCCCGACACCCGCCTGGGACGGCTGCTCTCCTGCGACTCGGAGGAGTCCATCCTGCAGCTCTGCGATGACTACGACGTGAGTGCCAGGGAGTTCTACTTTGACCGAAACCCCGGATTCTTCCTCTACGTCCTCCACTTCTACCAGACAGGGAAGCTGCATGTCATGGAGGAGCTGTGCGTCTTCTCCTTCTGCCAGGAGATCGAGTACTGGGGCATCAACGAATTCTTCCTGGACTCCTGCTGCAGCTACCGCTACCACGAGCGCAAGCTGGAGAGCCGGCACCACAACTGGGATGAGGAGAGCGAGGTGAGCAGCGTGGACACGTCCCCTGATGAGATCTCTGACATCAACCACGACCTGCTGCGTTACAGCACCCTGCGCTGCGGCAACGTGCGCAAGCGCCTCTGGCTCACCATGGAGAACCCCGGCTACTCCATCCCCAGCAAACTCTTCAGCTTTGTGTCCATTAGCGTGGTGCTGGTGTCCATAGCCACCATGTGCATCCACAGCATGCCCGAGTACCAGGAGGTGGATGAGAATGGCAACGTGCTCGATGAACCCATCCTGCACAAGCTGGAGTATTTCTGCATCTCCTGGTTCACCTTCGAAGTATCCTCTCGCCTCCTGCTCTCGCCCAACCCCAGGAAGTTCTTCACGCACCCACTGAACCTGATTGACATTGTCTCAGTGTTGCCCTTCTACTTCACCCTCCTGGTGGATGTGACCATGGGCAGTGACTCGGAGCTGGGCAACCTGGGCAAGGTCGTGCAGGTGTTTCGGCTCATGAGGATATTCCGGGTGCTGAAGCTGGCTCGGCACTCCACTGGACTGAGGTCACTGGGGGCCACCTTGAAG CACAGCTACCGGGAGGTGGGGATCCTGCTGCTCTACCTGGCTGTGGGGGTCTCTGTCTTCTCTGGAGTGGCCTACACtgctgagaaggaggaagacgTTGGCTTCGACACCATCCCAGCGTGCTGGTGGTGGGGCACGGTCAGCATGACCACCGTGGGCTACGGTGACGTGGTGCCTGTCACCGTGGCGGGGAAGCTGGCGGCCTCGGGCTGCATCCTGGGGGGCATCCTGGTCGTGGCACTGCCCATCACCATCATCTTCAACAAGTTCTCCCACTTCTACCGCAAGCAGAAGGCGCTGGAGGCGGCCGTGAGGAACAGCGGGAAGAAGGACCCCGCGGAGGTGGGGAGCATCTCCAGCCATGACCGAGACTCGGAGGCTCTGAGCGAGACCTCCCTGGACAGGGGCAGCCCCGACCGCCGTGGTCTGACCCCCGGCgcccaccccagcccctga